The DNA sequence ATCTTGGGCTCGAGCCGCCAACCCTCGGGCGGCTCGCCCGCGAGATAGGCCATCACCTCTTCGGGGCTGTGCTCGACCAGGAAACCCAGTTTGCCCAGGTTGACGCCCAGGGTGGGCACAGAGGTACCGACCAGCCGCCGCGCCGTCGCCAGCAGGGTGCCGTCGCCGCCCACGGCGACGACCAGTTCGGCCTCGGGCACCTCCCGCGCCAGCGCTAGGGAGCCGGCTAGATCGAGCGTGACCGCGGCGCCCAGCGAGCTCAGCCGGGCGGCGATCTCCTGGGCCAGCGGGTGCGCGGCGGGCTTGTAGCGGGTGCTGGTGACGACCACCCGGCGCAAGCGGGCGGCCGGCGTGGTGAAGGGCTCGAGCACGGTCGTCAAGCCCCCACCTAACGGGCCAAGGAGGTGCTCAAGACCTCGTCGAGCACGCGGCGCGTTACCTCTTCGACGGTCAGGTCGGCGGTGTCGATGTGCACGGCGTCCGGGGCGGGCGTAAGCTGCTTGTGGTCGAGCCGGTCGCGCCGCCGCAAGGCCTCGGCCACCTCGGGCAGCGAGGTGCTGCGCTCGCCTACCCGGCGCCGGGCGCGCACTTCGGCGGGCGCGTCGAGATAAAACTTGTGGGTGGCGTCGGGAAAAACGGCCGTGCCCATGTCACGGCCGTCGATGGCAAAGGAGCCGCCGGTGGCGCGCAGGCGCTCGCCGACCCAGTCCCGCACCGAGGGGTGACCCGCGACCGCCGAGACCGCCGCGTCCACGGCGTCGGTGTGTAGCGCGGGCGAGATATTGACGGCGTCGATAAAGAGCTGGTTGGCTCGGCCCGTCTGCGCCCGCAGCTCCACCCGGTGGGCGTTCAGGAGCGCCATCACCGCCGCCTCGTCGGCGGGGCCTAAGCCGCGCTCCAAGACCAGGAAGGTGGCGGCCCGGTAGAGCAGGCCGCTCGAGACATAGGGAATATTCAAAAGCTCGGCGACGCGCCTGGCCACGCTCGACTTGCCCGACGCCGCCGGGCCGTCCAGGGTGATGACGAGGCGGCGCTCATCGTCGGCGCCGTCCGCGCATCCAGGTCCTACCGGTCTCGGCCCGCTGAGTTCGTAAACGTCCACGAGCGTCATCATACCGCCGCCGCCCCGGTCAGGGCGCGAAAGAAGTCGGGGAAGGTCTTGGCGACGCAGCCGGGGTCCATGATGGTCACGCCGGGCAGGCGCAGGCCGGCCAGGGCAAAGGCCATCGCCATGCGGTGGTCGCCGTAGGTGTCGATACGGACGGGCCCGCGGTAGTCCTCAAGGGGATGGACGACGATGAAGTCGCGCCCCTCCTCGACCCGCGCGCCCAGCTTGCTCAGCTCGGTATGGAGCGCGCCCAGGCGGTCGGTCTCCTTGATGCGCATGTTCCAGACGTTTTCGATGCGCACCGGACCGTCGGCGAAGAGGGCCACCACCGCCAGCGTCTGCGCCTGGTCGGGCATGTCGTTGAGGTCGAAGACGCCGCCCCTGAGGACCCCGCCCTCGGGCGCCCGCACCTCGCAGGCCCCCGCCTCCCAGCTCACCTTGCAGCCCATCATACCGAGCACGTCCGCCAGGCCTTTGTCGCCCTGGCTCGAGCCCGCGCCCACGCCCAAAACCCGCGCCCGGCCGCCGCTGACGGCCGCCGCCGCCCAGAAGTAGCCCGCCGCCATGGCGTCGCCCTCGACGGCGTAGTCGCGCGCCCGGTAGCGCGCGGGGGCCACGGTGAAGCGCCGGTAGCCCTCGCGGTCCACGGTGACGCCGAAATCCTCCATGAGCGCCAGGGTCATGTCGATAAAGGGCTTGGACTGCAAGTCGCCCGCCACCTCGAGGGTGACGGGGGCGTCCGCGTAGGGCGCGGCCATGAGCAAGGCCGAGAGAAACTGCGAGGAGCGCTCGCCCGCCACCCGCGCCCGCCCGCCCCTGAGCCCACGGCCTTCGACGACGAGCGGCGGGCAGCCCGTCTCAAAGACCGTTTCCGCCTTGACCCCGAGCGACTCGAGCGCGCTCAGCAGGTCCTGGATGGGGCGCTGGCGCATCCGCTCGTTGCCGTCCAGGCGGTAACGCCCCCGCCCGAGCGCGACGAGCGCGGTCAGAAAGCGAATCGAGGTGCCCGAGAGGCGCAGGTCGAGCTCGGCCTCGGCGACGGGAATGCGCCCCCCCTGCCCCTCGACGGTGAAGAGGTCGCCCTCGACCGTGACCGCGATGCCCAGCCGGTTCAGCGCCGCCGCCATCACCTCGGAGTCCTCGGCGAGCAGCGCGCCCGCTAGCCTCGAGCGCCCCTCGGCCAGAGCCGCGACGACGAGCGCCCGGTTGGTGAGGCTTTTGGAGCCCGGCACCTCGAGCACACGATCGAAGACGCCGGGGGGAATCTCGAGGCGGTCGGGGTAAACGCACATGACCGTAAGATAGCATCTCGAAGGCGGTATCCCGGACCGAACTGCCAAGCCGTCATCCGCGGCCTCCGCGGCCGGGCCTGGCCATCTCGTGCCGTCGGCAAGCACAAAGCGCAATCGCCGAGAGGGTGCAGGGACCACGACCCCAGCGGATCACGACCCCAGCCTCTTTGCTCGGAACCGCTTTGCACTGCAGAGCACGGGGTGACCCCAGCCTGATGAGTATCCTTAGGGCCATGAGCACACCCCAGAGCACAGCCCGGAGCACAGCCCAACGGCTCGAAGAGATCATCGGCGCGTTCAGGACCGCACCCAAGAGTCTGCGACTCCAACTCCTCCTGGAGTACACCCGCAAGGTCCCTCCCCTGCCCCCCGAACTCGACGGCCACCGCGAGGCGATGGAGCAGGTCCACGAGTGCCAGACGCCCTTCTTTGTCCTGAGCGAGGTCGACGAGGAGGGCCGGGTCGCCCTCCACTTCGACGCCCCTCAGGAGGCGCCGACCATGCGCGGCTTCGCGGGCATCCTCGCCGAGGGGCTGAGCGGCGCCTCGGCGCAGGAGGTGCTCGAGGTTCCCGACGACTTCTACACCCGCATGGGTTTGGCCGAGATCATCTCGTCACAGCGCCTGCGCGGTATGGCGGCCATCATGCAGCGCGTTAAGCGCCAGATCGGCGAGAGGACAGCCACGAGCATCTAGGGGGCGTGGCCCAGGACGTGGCTACGCCCATCCGCCGCTTGCATCGGCGTCGCGGCGCCTTGCCGGTAGCGGCGTTCTGTGCTAGGCTTCCCCTTGCGACTTTGGAGGCAGCGACCATGAAAGCAGACATTCATCCCAAAATCATGCCCGCAAAGATTATGTGCGGTTGCGGCAACGTGATCGAGACCATGAGCACCAAGCAGGAGATCCACATCGACGTGTGCAGCGCCTGCCATCCCTTCTACACCGGCCAGCAGCGCTTTATCGACACCGAAGGCCGCGTCGAGAAGTTCCAGAAGCGCTTTGCCAACGCGAGCTACCGCAGGAAGTAGAATTCAGGGGTTAGGGGTCGGTAAAAACCCAAGCCCTGACCCCCGACCCCTGTAACTCTCGGCCTCACTCCGGTACCGAGGCGTAGACCTGCGTGCCCGCGCCGGGTGACGAGCTCACCTCGAAGCGGCCCCTTCTGGCCTCGACCCGCTCGCACATCTGTAACAGGCCCAGACCCCCGGCACTGGTGATCCGTCCGCTCACTCCTTCGGGATCGAAGCCGCGGCCGTCGTCCCTGATGCGGATAAAGCTGTGCCGTTCCGCCGTGGTCCCCACCGTAACCTCGACTGAAGACGCGCTCGAGTGCTTGGCGACGTTGTTCATCGTCTCCTGGAAGATCCTGTAGAGCACCGCCTCGCTCTTCAGAGTGAGCTGCGGCGGTGCCTCCACTTGGAGCGCGACGCGGATGTCATTTTGCTGGCCGTAGTCCACCGCGTAGCGGCGGATAGCCTCGGCGAAGCCGTGCCGCTCCAAGTCGATGGGCCGGAGCGCGAAGATGCTGCGCCTCACCTCCTTGATGGTCTCGCGGATGGTCGTTTTGGTCGCGTTCAACTCGCTGGCGGCCTTCTGTGGGTCCTTGGCGAGCAGCTTGAGGGCGAGGTCGAGCTTGAGCGCGGAGAAAGCCAGCGACTGAGCGACGCCGTCATGGATCTCACGGGCGATGCGGGCGCGCTCCTCGACG is a window from the Deinococcota bacterium genome containing:
- the cmk gene encoding (d)CMP kinase, which gives rise to MMTLVDVYELSGPRPVGPGCADGADDERRLVITLDGPAASGKSSVARRVAELLNIPYVSSGLLYRAATFLVLERGLGPADEAAVMALLNAHRVELRAQTGRANQLFIDAVNISPALHTDAVDAAVSAVAGHPSVRDWVGERLRATGGSFAIDGRDMGTAVFPDATHKFYLDAPAEVRARRRVGERSTSLPEVAEALRRRDRLDHKQLTPAPDAVHIDTADLTVEEVTRRVLDEVLSTSLAR
- the aroA gene encoding 3-phosphoshikimate 1-carboxyvinyltransferase — translated: MCVYPDRLEIPPGVFDRVLEVPGSKSLTNRALVVAALAEGRSRLAGALLAEDSEVMAAALNRLGIAVTVEGDLFTVEGQGGRIPVAEAELDLRLSGTSIRFLTALVALGRGRYRLDGNERMRQRPIQDLLSALESLGVKAETVFETGCPPLVVEGRGLRGGRARVAGERSSQFLSALLMAAPYADAPVTLEVAGDLQSKPFIDMTLALMEDFGVTVDREGYRRFTVAPARYRARDYAVEGDAMAAGYFWAAAAVSGGRARVLGVGAGSSQGDKGLADVLGMMGCKVSWEAGACEVRAPEGGVLRGGVFDLNDMPDQAQTLAVVALFADGPVRIENVWNMRIKETDRLGALHTELSKLGARVEEGRDFIVVHPLEDYRGPVRIDTYGDHRMAMAFALAGLRLPGVTIMDPGCVAKTFPDFFRALTGAAAV
- a CDS encoding SufE family protein; its protein translation is MSTPQSTARSTAQRLEEIIGAFRTAPKSLRLQLLLEYTRKVPPLPPELDGHREAMEQVHECQTPFFVLSEVDEEGRVALHFDAPQEAPTMRGFAGILAEGLSGASAQEVLEVPDDFYTRMGLAEIISSQRLRGMAAIMQRVKRQIGERTATSI
- the rpmE gene encoding 50S ribosomal protein L31, translated to MKADIHPKIMPAKIMCGCGNVIETMSTKQEIHIDVCSACHPFYTGQQRFIDTEGRVEKFQKRFANASYRRK